A single genomic interval of Ruminococcus sp. NK3A76 harbors:
- the tilS gene encoding tRNA lysidine(34) synthetase TilS, whose protein sequence is MMTDKVSETIRRYDLISEGESVLVGLSGGADSVCLLLCLKDLGYDVSAFHVNHNLRGDESIRDKNFCIALCERLGIKIYTADIDVTGYCEKNHVSVEEGARELRYKELMSIGADKIATAHNINDCLETTVFNLARGTGLKGLCSIPPKRDNIIRPLIECTREEIEGYLAEKGQDFVTDSTNLEDEYTRNKIRHKVIPVLMEINSSLYSSYSATRAHLTDDELYLDSCAEEKLSQAYITDKTYDAKALRQCGLLTPRVVAKLLAQNGISVSALRINNTSDIIKNGGKLNICGDILISCDKGVLKISSLAKEETPKVEMPVSAVPGVYDFFGKSVSLERRDDIVFSKGIHREYNGYIIDKDKLCGGLTLRNRRNGDKIALAGRGFTSRLKVLFNESVPKEERERVAVLCDDEGIICVEGFGVDERVKVDENTRSIIIIAIS, encoded by the coding sequence ATGATGACGGATAAGGTAAGTGAGACTATCAGGCGCTATGACTTGATATCAGAGGGCGAGAGCGTTCTTGTGGGGCTCTCGGGCGGCGCTGACAGCGTTTGCCTGCTTCTCTGCTTAAAAGACCTCGGGTATGATGTATCGGCATTTCATGTCAATCATAATCTCAGGGGCGATGAGAGCATAAGGGATAAGAACTTCTGTATAGCCCTGTGTGAAAGGCTCGGTATAAAGATATATACCGCAGATATCGACGTCACAGGCTACTGCGAGAAAAACCATGTCTCTGTCGAGGAGGGCGCAAGAGAGCTCAGATATAAGGAGCTTATGAGTATCGGCGCTGATAAGATAGCCACTGCGCATAATATCAACGACTGCCTTGAAACAACAGTTTTCAACCTTGCAAGGGGCACAGGCCTTAAGGGGCTCTGTTCTATTCCTCCAAAGCGTGATAATATTATTAGACCTCTTATCGAGTGTACAAGAGAGGAGATAGAAGGCTACCTCGCCGAAAAAGGGCAGGATTTCGTTACTGATTCTACCAATCTCGAAGACGAGTACACAAGAAACAAGATAAGGCATAAGGTCATACCTGTGCTTATGGAGATAAACAGCTCGCTCTATTCGTCTTACTCCGCTACAAGAGCTCACCTGACGGACGATGAGCTGTATCTTGATTCCTGCGCCGAGGAAAAGCTCAGCCAGGCTTATATCACTGATAAGACATATGATGCAAAGGCGCTCAGACAGTGCGGCCTGCTTACACCACGGGTCGTGGCAAAGCTGCTTGCTCAAAACGGTATTTCCGTTTCGGCACTTCGCATCAATAATACATCGGATATCATTAAAAACGGCGGAAAGCTCAATATCTGCGGCGATATCCTGATAAGCTGCGATAAAGGCGTGCTTAAGATATCATCTCTTGCGAAAGAGGAGACACCTAAGGTAGAAATGCCTGTCAGCGCTGTCCCAGGCGTATATGATTTCTTCGGCAAGAGCGTATCCCTTGAAAGACGTGATGATATCGTCTTTTCAAAGGGTATCCACAGAGAGTATAATGGTTATATTATAGATAAAGACAAGCTCTGCGGCGGCCTGACACTTCGCAACAGGCGAAACGGAGACAAGATAGCCCTTGCAGGCAGGGGATTTACCTCCAGACTTAAGGTGCTTTTTAATGAGAGCGTGCCAAAGGAGGAGCGTGAAAGGGTAGCCGTGCTCTGCGATGATGAGGGCATCATCTGCGTTGAGGGCTTCGGCGTTGATGAGCGTGTCAAGGTGGATGAAAACACCAGAAGTATAATAATTATAGCTATATCATAA
- the ftsH gene encoding ATP-dependent zinc metalloprotease FtsH yields MKKNSGFKTLLLYLVISAVAILGLVYALMSMSSNQDETEYSTVMQYFDDLRIKEYEFDLNNGKLTYILKGEDEKQTYTVPNVSLFVNEVLGGDEGENYRRRYNAENPDEPLKYDLIPISDNSFWLNLLPTVLMIGVMIFFFIFMMRNAGVGKTANFGKVNTKPSNKKATFDDVAGADEEKEELQEIVEFLKDSQKYNDIGARIPKGVLLEGPPGTGKTLLARAVAGEANVPFFSISGSDFVEMFVGVGASRVRDLFEQAKKNSPSIVFIDEIDAVGRQRGAGLGGGHDEREQTLNQLLVEMDGFTANDSVIVMAATNRRDILDPALLRPGRFDRQILVGLPDVKGREEILKVHTRNKPLAPDVDLSTIAKTTVGFTGADLENLVNEASLLAARKNLKAITKYDIEEASLKVVMGPEKKSRLVTDEEKKLTAYHESGHALCHYYCPTQDKVHYVTIIPRGQAGGFTMGRPEKDQSYVSKKQMAESIIVLLGGRVAEKIILDDISTGASNDLERATSTARKMVTRYGFSDNLGPVVYGHDDSQVFLGRDYNSTPSYSDAVASEIDHEIRNIIENSFETCESILREHIDKLHELAQYLIENEKIDGETFDMLMKGELKKSKAIDVQPEEKAALPESEEPAEPLQTAEEYSDEDYTEQTDDNESDKTNATPEENPGE; encoded by the coding sequence TTGAAGAAAAACAGCGGTTTCAAAACGCTGCTGCTGTATCTTGTGATATCGGCAGTTGCTATACTCGGTCTTGTCTATGCTCTTATGTCAATGAGCTCAAATCAGGACGAGACTGAATATTCAACAGTTATGCAGTATTTTGATGACCTGAGAATAAAGGAATACGAGTTTGACCTCAATAACGGCAAGCTCACCTATATCCTTAAAGGAGAGGACGAGAAACAGACCTATACCGTGCCGAATGTCTCGCTGTTTGTCAACGAGGTGCTTGGCGGTGATGAAGGCGAGAACTACCGCAGAAGGTATAACGCCGAAAACCCGGACGAACCTCTGAAATATGACCTTATACCTATTTCAGACAACAGCTTCTGGCTAAATCTCTTGCCGACTGTGCTGATGATAGGCGTGATGATATTCTTCTTTATCTTTATGATGCGTAACGCAGGCGTCGGTAAGACCGCCAACTTCGGTAAGGTCAATACCAAGCCGAGCAATAAAAAGGCCACCTTTGACGATGTGGCAGGCGCAGATGAGGAAAAGGAAGAGCTTCAGGAGATTGTCGAGTTCCTTAAGGATTCGCAGAAGTATAATGATATAGGTGCCCGTATACCTAAGGGCGTGCTTCTCGAGGGCCCTCCCGGAACAGGTAAAACGCTCCTTGCAAGAGCTGTTGCAGGCGAGGCAAATGTTCCTTTCTTCTCTATCTCGGGCTCTGACTTCGTTGAGATGTTCGTCGGTGTCGGCGCTTCCCGTGTAAGAGACTTATTCGAGCAGGCTAAAAAGAATTCACCGTCTATCGTGTTTATCGACGAGATAGACGCTGTCGGCAGACAGAGAGGCGCAGGCCTCGGCGGCGGCCACGATGAACGTGAGCAGACTTTAAACCAGCTCCTCGTTGAGATGGACGGTTTTACTGCTAACGATTCGGTAATAGTCATGGCTGCGACCAACAGGCGTGATATCCTTGACCCCGCACTTCTCCGCCCGGGTCGTTTTGACAGACAGATACTTGTCGGTCTTCCCGATGTCAAGGGCAGAGAGGAGATACTCAAAGTCCATACAAGAAACAAGCCCTTGGCCCCCGATGTTGACCTTTCAACTATCGCAAAGACTACAGTAGGTTTTACCGGTGCAGACCTTGAGAACCTTGTAAACGAGGCATCTCTCCTCGCAGCAAGAAAGAACCTTAAGGCTATCACCAAATATGATATCGAGGAGGCTTCTCTTAAGGTCGTTATGGGTCCTGAGAAGAAATCAAGGCTCGTTACCGACGAGGAAAAGAAGCTCACCGCATACCACGAGAGCGGCCACGCACTCTGCCACTACTACTGCCCGACACAGGATAAGGTACACTATGTTACTATTATCCCGAGAGGCCAGGCAGGCGGCTTTACAATGGGCAGACCCGAGAAGGATCAGTCCTACGTCAGCAAGAAGCAGATGGCTGAGAGCATTATCGTGCTTTTAGGCGGCCGTGTCGCTGAGAAGATAATCCTTGATGATATCTCAACAGGTGCATCAAATGACCTTGAACGTGCTACATCTACAGCCCGTAAAATGGTCACAAGATACGGCTTCTCCGATAACCTCGGCCCTGTGGTCTATGGCCACGATGACAGCCAGGTGTTCCTCGGCAGAGACTATAACTCTACACCGAGCTATTCTGACGCAGTCGCTTCCGAGATAGATCACGAGATAAGAAACATCATCGAGAACTCCTTCGAGACCTGCGAGAGCATTCTCAGAGAGCATATCGACAAGCTCCATGAGCTTGCACAGTATCTTATCGAGAATGAGAAGATCGACGGTGAGACCTTTGATATGCTCATGAAGGGCGAGCTCAAAAAGTCCAAGGCTATAGATGTTCAGCCTGAAGAAAAGGCTGCGCTCCCTGAGTCTGAGGAGCCGGCAGAGCCCTTACAGACAGCTGAGGAATACAGCGATGAAGACTATACCGAGCAGACTGATGATAACGAGTCTGACAAGACAAACGCCACCCCGGAGGAAAACCCCGGAGAATAA
- a CDS encoding TIGR00282 family metallophosphoesterase: MNLLFLGDVVGDMGCDILEKKMYSLKQKYKIDLVVVNGENSATGNGLTRYSYQRLVSVGADVITTGNHCFKRKEALPLYDENDTLLRPANFPKGVPGHGYTTLDLGYCQIAVVNLMGTTYMEPLDNPFFCIDSVLDEIDARNIMVDIHSEATSEKKAMGFYLDGRVTAVIGTHTHVQTADEMILPKGTAYITDAGMTGPELSVLGVKSELAIEKIKYHAPVKFEESENPCFINGVVIDFDENSGKANKIIRIIER; encoded by the coding sequence ATGAATCTGCTGTTTTTAGGTGATGTCGTAGGCGACATGGGCTGTGATATTCTTGAAAAGAAGATGTATTCGCTCAAACAGAAGTATAAGATAGACCTTGTCGTTGTAAACGGCGAGAACTCAGCCACAGGCAACGGCCTGACACGCTATTCCTACCAGAGGCTCGTTTCTGTGGGGGCTGATGTCATAACCACCGGCAACCACTGCTTCAAGCGCAAGGAAGCGCTTCCACTTTATGACGAGAACGATACGCTCCTCCGCCCGGCAAATTTCCCCAAAGGCGTTCCTGGGCATGGTTATACGACCCTCGACCTCGGCTATTGCCAGATAGCTGTGGTAAACCTTATGGGCACTACCTATATGGAGCCGCTCGATAACCCTTTCTTCTGTATCGACAGTGTGCTTGATGAGATAGATGCCAGGAATATAATGGTCGATATCCATTCAGAAGCCACATCTGAGAAAAAGGCTATGGGCTTTTACCTCGACGGGCGTGTCACAGCTGTTATCGGCACGCATACCCATGTGCAGACCGCCGATGAGATGATACTTCCCAAGGGAACAGCTTATATCACAGATGCCGGCATGACAGGCCCCGAGCTTTCCGTTCTCGGTGTCAAGAGCGAGCTTGCTATTGAAAAAATAAAATACCACGCACCCGTCAAGTTTGAAGAAAGTGAAAATCCTTGCTTTATTAATGGAGTGGTAATAGACTTTGATGAAAACAGTGGCAAAGCTAACAAAATTATAAGAATAATTGAGCGATAA
- a CDS encoding stage V sporulation protein S — protein MEVLKVSSRSVPNMVAGAISAVVRESGCVEVQAVGAGAANQAIKAVAIARGYLTPVGIDMVCLPAFASVQIDGEDRTAIKLICETR, from the coding sequence GTGGAAGTATTAAAGGTTTCGTCCAGAAGCGTTCCGAACATGGTTGCAGGAGCTATATCCGCAGTTGTTCGTGAAAGCGGTTGTGTTGAAGTCCAGGCAGTAGGTGCCGGCGCAGCCAACCAGGCTATAAAGGCAGTTGCTATTGCAAGGGGCTATCTTACCCCTGTTGGTATCGACATGGTATGTCTGCCTGCCTTTGCAAGCGTTCAGATAGACGGCGAAGACAGAACAGCTATAAAGCTTATCTGCGAAACAAGATGA
- a CDS encoding zinc dependent phospholipase C family protein, translating into MKKLLIFSAAMAAGAAITHKTAHAWFGKTHMDILEKALVILGSLDDKTYYDFYIDYKNVLLKACTEPDCKGDTDRGSGLHYYCAANRKGREIEPNNGYYANRLRRYNRTARTMLEENYTMALSLYKSGEERAAIHQLGRALHFIQDIGCTVHSSGIMYMDREKNPHNAFESYAQSVYSEIEAPKAINKQIKKACDTSIEQAVNRLAAFSSKYAADVLTVKKDVLDKVCRSTLPTAQQYTAGIMIRFYNDIQGENGNYLLDNKEYSVKNERTAGLLTVTGKGVALDAANDSLQQKFTLLLKSDGSVTLIMKDKGYVDKKFRRFTNYESKDKAIGFRVAALGNKRYRITTQGTKYKKVLTVNNSGALRIRRFDPNDKGAVWIIS; encoded by the coding sequence ATGAAAAAGCTCTTGATATTCTCTGCGGCAATGGCGGCAGGGGCAGCGATAACACACAAAACAGCACACGCATGGTTTGGCAAGACACACATGGACATTTTGGAAAAGGCGCTTGTGATTCTTGGCAGCCTTGACGACAAGACCTATTACGATTTCTACATAGACTACAAAAACGTTCTGCTCAAAGCCTGCACCGAGCCTGACTGCAAGGGCGACACCGACAGGGGCAGCGGTCTGCACTACTACTGCGCTGCAAACAGAAAGGGCAGAGAGATAGAGCCAAACAACGGATACTACGCAAACAGGCTCAGGCGCTACAACAGAACAGCACGCACGATGCTTGAAGAAAACTACACAATGGCGCTGTCGCTTTACAAGAGCGGCGAGGAAAGAGCGGCGATACATCAGCTCGGCAGGGCGCTGCATTTTATTCAGGACATAGGCTGCACTGTACACTCCTCAGGGATAATGTACATGGACAGGGAGAAAAACCCACACAACGCCTTTGAGTCGTATGCGCAGTCAGTCTACAGCGAGATAGAAGCACCTAAGGCTATAAACAAGCAGATAAAGAAAGCCTGCGACACGAGCATCGAGCAGGCGGTCAACAGGCTCGCAGCATTCTCGTCAAAATACGCAGCTGACGTACTGACGGTCAAGAAAGACGTGCTCGACAAGGTCTGCAGGAGCACTCTGCCGACCGCCCAGCAGTACACGGCAGGGATCATGATAAGGTTTTACAACGACATACAGGGCGAAAACGGCAATTATCTGCTTGATAACAAGGAATACTCGGTAAAGAACGAGCGGACTGCCGGCCTGCTCACCGTGACAGGAAAGGGCGTTGCGCTTGATGCGGCAAATGACTCTTTACAGCAGAAATTCACGCTGCTTTTAAAGAGCGACGGCTCTGTTACACTTATTATGAAGGACAAGGGCTATGTTGACAAGAAATTCAGGCGCTTTACAAATTACGAGAGCAAGGACAAGGCGATAGGCTTTCGTGTGGCAGCGCTCGGCAACAAGCGCTACAGGATAACCACACAGGGCACCAAATACAAAAAGGTCTTAACAGTCAACAACAGCGGCGCACTCAGGATACGGCGCTTTGACCCGAATGACAAGGGCGCTGTATGGATAATCAGCTAA
- a CDS encoding flavin reductase family protein, with product MEEKNYKKQIWKPSVITSPVPPVLVTCKSGESINVFTVAWTGTLNTQPPMTYISVRPERHSYGMIKESGEFVINLTTEELAFAADFCGVRSGRNTDKFEKTGLITADASAVNAPLIAQSPVNIECRVREIIHLGSHDMFMADIVALDISEEFIDANGRLCLEKAGLLAYAHGDYFALGKRLGGFGFSVRKKKKKHKNSSGRKGR from the coding sequence ATGGAAGAAAAGAATTACAAAAAGCAGATATGGAAGCCGAGCGTTATCACATCGCCCGTGCCGCCGGTGCTTGTGACCTGCAAAAGCGGTGAGAGCATAAATGTTTTCACAGTGGCGTGGACAGGCACTCTCAACACCCAGCCGCCGATGACCTATATCTCCGTAAGGCCTGAAAGGCATTCATACGGCATGATAAAGGAAAGCGGCGAATTTGTTATAAACCTCACCACCGAGGAGCTTGCCTTTGCGGCTGACTTCTGCGGTGTCAGGAGCGGACGAAATACTGACAAGTTTGAAAAGACCGGGCTTATCACAGCTGATGCATCGGCTGTGAACGCTCCCCTGATAGCGCAGTCGCCTGTGAACATAGAATGCAGGGTGAGAGAGATAATACACCTCGGCTCACACGATATGTTCATGGCGGACATTGTGGCGCTTGATATTTCGGAGGAATTCATTGATGCAAACGGCAGGCTTTGTCTTGAAAAGGCAGGGCTGCTCGCATATGCTCACGGAGATTATTTTGCATTGGGCAAAAGGCTTGGCGGATTTGGTTTTTCTGTCAGGAAAAAGAAGAAAAAGCACAAAAACAGCTCAGGGAGAAAAGGCAGATGA
- a CDS encoding GNAT family N-acetyltransferase, with the protein MSIEYRLLSADELETFIEMRISQLREEGAKEDIDLRPALREYYTRHMADGTFVSWIAEDNGRIIATSGMSIVEKPPYFGCPSGRIGLLSSMFTDPGYRRKGIAKELLARVVDEARKRGCGTVQITASDMGVLLYTDFGFEKNKNFMQYKL; encoded by the coding sequence ATGAGCATAGAATACAGGCTGCTATCAGCGGATGAGCTTGAAACGTTTATAGAGATGCGGATATCTCAGCTGCGTGAGGAAGGGGCAAAGGAAGACATCGACCTCCGCCCTGCATTGAGAGAATACTACACCAGACACATGGCAGACGGGACGTTCGTATCGTGGATAGCCGAAGACAATGGCAGGATAATCGCAACAAGCGGTATGTCGATAGTTGAAAAGCCGCCATATTTCGGCTGCCCGAGCGGAAGGATAGGGCTTTTGTCAAGTATGTTCACTGACCCCGGCTACAGGCGTAAGGGCATTGCAAAGGAGCTGCTTGCAAGAGTGGTAGACGAAGCAAGGAAAAGAGGCTGCGGCACCGTTCAGATAACTGCATCAGACATGGGAGTATTGCTATACACTGACTTCGGGTTTGAAAAGAACAAAAACTTCATGCAGTACAAGCTATAA
- a CDS encoding RNA-splicing ligase RtcB, which translates to MIELNGRYGSAKVFTDIIDQTAVSQIITLLNQPMAKGQKIRIMPDVHAGAGCTIGTTMTITDKVVPNLVGVDISCGMETVKLKETHIEPMKLDKLIYAKIPAGFNIREKPHHYAEQIDLTELYCYDKINPIRAEKSIGTLGGGNHFIEADKSEDGSIYIVIHSGSRHLGVETASYYQLEAYKRLNGSSKEDADRLIKALKEEGKHKLIESELKKLYNTKRTDVPKALAYAQDDLFEQYIHDMKIVSRFAELNRKAMMHEIVKGMGFHVTEQFTTLHNYIDTDEMILRKGAVSAREGEILLIPINMRDGSLICRGKGNPDWNYSAPHGAGRLLSRGEARNTLTVSQFKKEMKGIYTTSVSSATLDESPMAYKNMEDIVNNITDTAEIVDIIKPIYNFKAGEEEK; encoded by the coding sequence ATGATAGAATTAAACGGAAGATACGGCAGCGCTAAGGTCTTCACAGATATAATAGACCAGACTGCCGTTTCACAGATAATAACTCTGCTCAATCAGCCTATGGCAAAGGGGCAGAAAATCAGGATAATGCCTGACGTACACGCAGGCGCAGGCTGTACGATCGGTACGACCATGACGATAACAGATAAGGTCGTTCCTAACCTCGTAGGCGTTGATATCTCCTGCGGAATGGAGACGGTAAAGCTCAAGGAGACACATATCGAGCCTATGAAGCTCGATAAGCTCATCTATGCAAAGATCCCTGCCGGCTTCAATATAAGGGAGAAGCCCCACCACTACGCCGAGCAGATAGACCTGACAGAGCTTTACTGCTATGATAAGATAAACCCCATAAGGGCAGAAAAGAGCATAGGCACGCTTGGCGGCGGCAACCACTTTATCGAGGCCGATAAGAGCGAGGACGGCAGTATATATATCGTTATCCACTCAGGCTCACGCCACCTCGGCGTAGAGACAGCCTCCTACTACCAGCTCGAAGCATACAAGCGCTTAAACGGCAGCTCCAAGGAGGACGCTGACAGGCTTATCAAGGCGCTTAAGGAGGAGGGCAAGCACAAGCTCATAGAATCCGAGCTTAAGAAGCTCTATAATACCAAGCGCACCGACGTGCCCAAGGCGCTTGCCTATGCGCAGGACGACCTCTTTGAGCAGTATATCCACGATATGAAGATAGTCAGCCGCTTCGCAGAGCTCAACAGAAAGGCCATGATGCACGAGATAGTAAAGGGCATGGGCTTCCATGTCACAGAGCAGTTCACGACACTGCATAATTATATCGACACTGATGAGATGATACTCAGAAAGGGTGCAGTCTCAGCCAGGGAAGGGGAGATACTTCTTATCCCTATAAATATGCGTGACGGAAGCCTTATCTGCCGTGGCAAGGGCAACCCCGACTGGAACTATTCAGCCCCTCACGGCGCAGGCAGGCTGCTTTCAAGAGGCGAGGCAAGAAACACCCTTACAGTCTCCCAGTTCAAGAAGGAGATGAAGGGCATCTACACTACCTCGGTAAGCTCCGCAACACTTGACGAGAGCCCTATGGCATATAAGAACATGGAGGACATAGTAAACAACATCACAGATACGGCCGAGATAGTAGATATCATCAAGCCTATCTATAACTTCAAGGCAGGTGAGGAGGAGAAATGA
- a CDS encoding peptidoglycan amidohydrolase family protein — protein sequence MSKVSKAVEYMVKVANDPKHGYSQTNRNGNPDTWSDYDCSSLVISAYQAAGIPVKDKGATYTGNMYSVFLQCGFKDVTNKVNLATGSGLIAGDVLLNHQNHTAMMISTSQLAQASIDEKGGISGGKVGDQTGYEIATRSYYNYPWNVVLRYPETAAKALPVLDKSGYTLGKKTPGVLAYKEWLIYAKEKGYIKQGVKEDECFGEGTEKATNELLKKWGYKQTGIAGANLIKRLKKEIAKLK from the coding sequence ATGAGTAAGGTAAGCAAGGCCGTTGAATACATGGTAAAGGTCGCAAATGACCCAAAGCACGGCTACTCGCAGACAAACCGTAATGGCAATCCTGACACATGGAGCGACTACGACTGTAGCTCGCTTGTGATATCTGCATATCAGGCCGCAGGCATACCGGTCAAAGACAAAGGCGCAACGTACACCGGGAATATGTACTCGGTGTTCTTACAGTGCGGCTTCAAGGACGTGACGAACAAGGTCAATCTTGCGACCGGCTCGGGGCTTATCGCAGGCGATGTGCTGCTTAATCATCAGAACCACACGGCTATGATGATATCCACCTCTCAGCTTGCTCAGGCAAGCATCGACGAGAAGGGCGGCATCAGCGGCGGCAAGGTCGGCGATCAGACGGGGTATGAGATAGCGACACGCTCTTACTACAATTATCCGTGGAACGTGGTACTCAGATATCCCGAGACGGCGGCGAAGGCACTGCCGGTACTCGACAAGAGCGGCTACACTCTCGGCAAGAAAACACCGGGCGTACTGGCCTACAAGGAATGGCTTATATATGCCAAGGAAAAGGGATATATCAAGCAGGGGGTCAAAGAAGACGAGTGCTTTGGCGAAGGTACAGAGAAGGCGACCAACGAGCTCTTAAAGAAATGGGGTTATAAGCAGACAGGTATTGCCGGAGCTAATCTCATCAAGCGGCTCAAGAAAGAGATTGCGAAGCTGAAATAA
- a CDS encoding phage holin family protein — MDKHNTIKALCSAVVAGLTAYFKVIAVPVALLVVVMLIDYASGVANAFTKGEWSSKVGLRGIVKKVGYMGVVIVAAVFDWLIYSGLKGVGVSFDGSYYFGLIVTIWLIINECISILENLGELGVPLPTFLIKGIKKLQKNIEDKGGNDNE; from the coding sequence ATGGACAAGCATAACACAATAAAAGCCCTCTGCTCTGCCGTTGTGGCAGGGCTGACGGCGTATTTTAAGGTAATAGCCGTGCCGGTGGCGCTGCTGGTTGTCGTGATGCTCATCGACTATGCCTCAGGCGTGGCTAATGCCTTCACGAAGGGTGAGTGGAGCAGCAAGGTCGGGCTCAGGGGCATCGTCAAAAAAGTCGGCTACATGGGAGTAGTCATCGTTGCTGCGGTGTTTGACTGGCTGATATACTCAGGGCTAAAGGGCGTGGGCGTGAGCTTCGACGGCTCGTACTACTTTGGCCTTATAGTCACGATATGGCTCATCATCAACGAGTGCATATCAATACTCGAAAACCTCGGGGAGCTCGGCGTACCGCTGCCAACGTTTCTGATAAAGGGCATTAAAAAACTACAAAAAAATATTGAAGATAAGGGAGGAAATGATAATGAGTAA
- a CDS encoding DUF433 domain-containing protein, whose translation MSNAKLKLMVSVFARRMAAGETFDEVAADYPKLTDEDLEQIRNALEG comes from the coding sequence ATGAGCAATGCTAAATTAAAGTTAATGGTATCTGTTTTTGCAAGGAGAATGGCAGCAGGTGAAACATTTGATGAAGTAGCTGCTGATTATCCGAAGTTGACTGATGAGGACTTAGAGCAGATACGAAATGCGCTGGAGGGGTGA
- a CDS encoding fibronectin type III domain-containing protein translates to MSGITGYQISYSTSSKFTKKTTKTVNATGTSKTIKKLTKGKTYYVRVRTYKSVAGVKICSGWSEVKKIKVK, encoded by the coding sequence GTGTCCGGTATTACAGGCTATCAGATATCCTACTCAACATCAAGCAAATTTACCAAGAAGACCACTAAGACAGTAAATGCTACAGGCACATCAAAGACAATAAAGAAACTCACAAAGGGCAAGACTTATTATGTAAGAGTTCGTACTTACAAATCCGTTGCAGGTGTAAAGATTTGCAGCGGCTGGTCAGAAGTGAAGAAAATCAAGGTCAAATAA